One genomic segment of Helianthus annuus cultivar XRQ/B chromosome 14, HanXRQr2.0-SUNRISE, whole genome shotgun sequence includes these proteins:
- the LOC110881159 gene encoding uncharacterized protein LOC110881159, protein MDNSRDSGLEDLGFQSFSERLHGDVFIRQPAPTQIPVSLGKGFEGRPISSDGNPVLPRRGVIQNDQKEPRLINVIDELLKVTTPVNDAVDGMAGKSSGGADQSGSQNRAWQSYAAKLTSSQSSQKVNFRYLENDPAIDDVDVMIPIESFQQVQDRFANVLFGYFLGKRLAFPVVDYFVRNRWDKYGIQKCMMNGKGFFFFKFNSKEGMDQVLQDGPWLIRNIPLFLNYWSPNTELKKEELKKIPVWVKMHDVPLAAYTEDGLSLIASKIGVPKVLDNETAKMCTESWGRSGFARAIIELDAEKETKDNIMIAIPNVEDGGILKSNIRVEYEWKPPRCNTCKVLVTQVRIVRRKKVSKQQYHVKEKPKVIYKPKKINDRQEVNKPSSSRGPTIEIKNAFSGLNGVHEEEETDVEEVRLASDEGMPTLMKGDSGNKTGASTPAEKVLAILESHVKVANLDKVCKNVFRNWDWASNGAMCSKGTRIILGWHMDNVVVMVVDASSQVMHTQIMLKHDKKKMYVSFVYASNCYKERRQLWESLKMHKGLVSNSPWIILGDFNVALNIKDKYMGSSTVNSAMTEFKDCVDFLEVFDVNASGIHYTWNQRSKMGVGIRKKLDRVMSNVDFTDVFPEGHAVYLPYGVSDHCPCVLKLPSSQKAKPKPFKFTNMLVHKKEFVEIVQRGWTSNVDGVPMFRVVKKLKGLKHAFRSLLHKQGNIHGKVCDIKKELDILQSKLDKDPNDSHLREAESACLKKYQEAALDEERFLKQKAKQKWLEVGDANTAYFHNVVKCRNHVNKIHTIKDMEGNHHDGEGVANALVDHFKVFLGNKGNVSKKLDPSIISTKLSPQVATHMCRQVTVEEVKGAIFSINENKSPGPDGYTSEFFKKSWEIIGSDVTMAVLDFFESGRLLQEINHTFLALIPKVATPSIVTDYRPISCCNVIYKGISKIITNRILEGLNVIISENQSAFVPGRRISDNILLTQELMHNYHRQVGPPRCAFKVDIQKAYDTVDWDFLRDILHGFGFNQRFIGWIMECVTSTSFSLSINGNIHGYFRGERGLRQGDPMSPYLFTMVMEVLTLLLRKAADSEPSFRFHNKCEKQMIINVCFADDLLIFARGNTQSARVIMDSLLNFKDVSGLAPSNSKSSAFFCNVSSSIKSRIMEFVPFEEGKLPIKYLGVPLLASRLLVKDCKVLVERMDKRIMDWKNKFLSFAGRLQLVISVLSSIHAYWASVFLLPSSIIKELENKMKWFLWGYGTAAKGRAKVAWKEVCLPKSEGGLGIRRILDVNRSLMTYHIYSILSERKSLWTKWVLIHRLKNRSFWDIPIHSNSPWSWRKLLKFRHVVRPFFWSKIGNGESISLWFDKWCSHGPLCDFVTHRRMAQHGFSMFSKLADAVDGGNWAWPEAWRNLFPVLFQLQPVMLSSGVQDRIMWMNSEGNLVSFESKEVWAAIRSRGQAVDWSNVIWSRFNIPRHAFISWLILKKKLWTQDRILHWNHTVTGSMNQMCCLLCYTGIETRDHLFFECSYSKKVWHDVREKGDMSRINGKWDVIMQWLVPRATHRSVKEVTSRLIVEASAYYIWRERNARFFNNQLRPPEQIVELILHTVRSKLLSFKYKASANVNRFLEKWNVHGAETFDDHC, encoded by the exons ATGGATAACAGTCGAGATAGTGGGTTGGAGGATTTAGGGTTTCAATCGTTTTCAGAAAGGCTGCATGGGGATGTGTTTATTCGGCAGCCGGCTCCAACTCAAATACCTGTTAGTCTTGGGAAGGGTTTTGAGGGGAGGCCGATAAGTTCTGATGGTAATCCGGTATTGCCTAGACGAGGGGTTATTCAGAATGATCAGAAGGAACCAAGACTGATCAATGTTATTGATGAATTGTTGAAAGTGACCACTCCTGTTAACGACGCCGTTGATGGTATGGCAGGGAAGTCTAGTGGAGGAGCTGACCAATCTGGTAGCCAAAATAGAGCCTGGCAATCGTATGCAGCTAAACTTACGTCGTCCCAATCATCGCAGAAGGTAAACTTTCGGTACTTAGAAAACGATCCGGCAATTGATGATGTCGATGTAATGATACCTATTGAATCTTTTCAGCAAGTTCAAGATAGGTTTGCAAATGTCTTGTTTGGTTATTTTTTAGGAAAAAGATTAGCTTTCCCTGTGGTAGATTATTTTGTTCGAAACAGGTGGGATAAATATGGGATTCAGAAATGCATGATGAACGGGAAaggttttttcttttttaaatttaaCTCTAAGGAGGGGATGGATCAAGTTCTACAGGATGGGCCATGGCTCATAAGGAACATACCGTTATTCTTGAACTATTGGTCTCCAAACACGGAACTGAAAAAAGAGGAATTAAAAAAGATCCCGGTGTGGGTTAAAATGCATGATGTCCCGTTAGCAGCGTACACTGAAGACGGTTTGAGTTTGATTGCCTCAAAGATTGGGGTCCCGAAAGTGCTTGACAATGAAACAGCTAAAATGTGCACTGAGTCATGGGGTAGGAGTGGATTTGCTAGAGCGATCATAGAGCTTGATGCGGAGAAGGAAACTAAGGATAACATTATGATTGCTATTCCGAATGTAGAGGATGGGGGGATTCTAAAGAGTAACATAAGGGTTGAATATGAATGGAAACCACCTAGGTGCAACACTTGTAAGGTTTTGGTCACACAGGTGAGGATTGTCCGAAG GAAAAAAGTGTCAAAGCAACAGTATCATGTTAAGGAGAAACCAAAAGTGATATACAAACCTAAAAAGATAAATGATAGGCAGGAAGTGAACAAACCTAGTTCCTCTAGAGGTCCGACTATTGAAATCAAGAATGCTTTCAGTGGGCTGAATGGGGTACATGAAGAGGAAGAGACGGATGTGGAGGAGGTTAGGCTTGCTTCGGATGAGGGGATGCCGACCCTGATGAAAGGAGATTCGGGAAATAAAACAGGTGCAAGCACACCTGCTGAGAAG GTGTTAGCCATTTTGGAGTCTCATGTAAAGGTTGCAAATTTGGACAAGGTGTGTAAGAATGTTTTTAGGAATTGGGATTGGGCTTCGAATGGAGCGATGTGTTCGAAAGGCACTAGAATTATTTTGGGGTGGCACATGGATAATGTAGTTGTTATGGTGGTTGATGCTAGTAGTCAGGTTATGCACACTCAGATCATGTTGAAACATGATAAAAAGAAGATGTATGTCTCGTTTGTGTATGCGAGTAATTGTTATAAAGAAAGAAGGCAGCTATGGGAGTCGTTGAAGATGCATAAGGGGCTGGTCAGTAATTCTCCTTGGATTATTCTTGGCGACTTTAATGTTGCTCTCAACATTAAAGATAAATACATGGGGAGTTCTACTGTTAATTCTGCAATGACCGAGTTTAAGGATTGTGTCGATTTTTTGGAGGTGTTTGATGTTAATGCTAGCGGTATACATTATACTTGGAACCAGCGATCAAAAATGGGAGTGGGGATTCGGAAAAAGCTGGATAGAGTTATGTCTAATGTTGATTTTACTGATGTTTTTCCGGAAGGCCATGCAGTGTATTTGCCCTATGGGGTTTCGGATCATTGCCCATGTGTTTTGAAGTTGCCCTCGAGTCAAAAAGCTAAACCAAAACCCTTCAAGTTTACAAATATGTTGGTTCATAAGAAGGAATTTGTGGAGATTGTGCAAAGGGGTTGGACCAGTAATGTGGATGGGGTTCCTATGTTTCGGGTTGTGAAAAAATTAAAGGGTTTGAAGCATGCGTTTAGATCTCTTTTACATAAACAAGGAAACATCCATGGAAAGGTTTGTGATATTAAAAAAGAGCTGGATATTCTTCAAAGCAAGCTAGATAAAGATCCGAATGATAGTCATCTTCGAGAGGCTGAATCGGCCTGTTTGAAAAAATATCAAGAAGCTGCTCTTGATGAAGAGaggtttttgaaacaaaaagCTAAACAGAAGTGGTTAGAAGTGGGGGATGCCAACACGGCTTATTTCCATAATGTTGTGAAATGCCGTAACCATGTTAACAAAATCCACACTATCAAAGATATGGAAGGTAATCATCATGACGGTGAGGGGGTGGCGAATGCGTTAGTTGACCATTTTAAAGTTTTTCTTGGTAATAAAGGAAATGTGTCTAAGAAGCTGGATCCGAGCATCATTTCTACAAAGCTCAGCCCTCAGGTCGCTACTCATATGTGTAGGCAAGTCACTGTTGAAGAGGTAAAGGGTGCTATTTTTTCGATTAATGAGAATAAATCCCCGGGTCCGGATGGTTATACGTCTGAATTTTTTAAAAAATCTTGGGAGATTATCGGGTCTGATGTCACTATGGCAGTTCTCGACTTTTTTGAATCAGGCAGACTGCTCCAAGAGATAAACCATACGTTCTTAGCCTTGATTCCAAAGGTGGCCACTCCTAGTATTGTTACGGACTACAGGCCGATTTCATGTTGTAATGTTATTTACAAAGGTATTAGCAAGATCATAACTAACAGGATTCTTGAGGGCCTTAATGTGATTATTAGTGAAAACCAATCGGCGTTTGTGCCGGGGAGAAGAATATCCGATAACATTCTTCTAACTCAAGAACTCATGCATAATTATCACCGGCAAGTCGGCCCTCCGAGATGTGCTTTCAAGGTGGACATTCAGAAGGCCTATGACACGGTGGACTGGGATTTTCTTCGTGACATCCTTCATGGGTTTGGCTTCAATCAACGGTTCATCGGTTGGATTATGGAATGTGTTACATCCACGTCTTTTTCCTTAAGCATCAATGGAAACATACATGGGTATTTCCGGGGTGAGAGGGGCTTACGTCAAGGAGACCCTATGTCTCCTTATTTATTCACCATGGTTATGGAAGTTCTAACTCTACTTCTTCGAAAAGCAGCTGATTCGGAACCATCTTTTAGATTCCATAACAAGTGTGAAAAACAGATGATTATAAATGTTTGCTTTGCAGATGATCTCCTTATCTTTGCTAGGGGTAATACTCAATCGGCGAGGGTTATCATGGACTCTTTGCTGAATTTTAAGGATGTTTCGGGCCTGGCTCCAAGTAATTCTAAAAGTTCTGCGTTTTTTTGCAATGTTTCTAGTAGCATTAAATCCAGAATCATGGAGTTTGTTCCTTTCGAGGAGGGTAAGTTGCCGATTAAGTATCTTGGGGTTCCTCTTTTGGCGTCTCGGCTTCTTGTTAAAGATTGTAAAGTTCTGGTGGAAAGAATGGATAAAAGGATCATGGATTGGAAGAATAAATTCCTTTCATTTGCGGGTAGGCTTCAATTGGTGATCTCGGTCCTCTCATCTATTCATGCGTATTGGGCTTCGGTTTTCTTGTTACCATCGAGTATTATTAAGGAGCTGGAAAATAAGATGAAGTGGTTCTTATGGGGTTATGGTACAGCCGCTAAAGGTAGAGCAAAAGTTGCCTGGAAAGAGGTGTGTCTTCCTAAGTCTGAAGGAGGCCTTGGCATTAGACGTATTCTTGATGTTAATCGATCTCTTATGACGTATCACATCTATAGTATTCTTTCGGAAAGGAAATCCCTTTGGACTAAGTGGGTGTTGATTCATAGGTTAAAAAACCGTAGCTTTTGGGACATTCCTATACATAGTAACTCGCCTTGGAGTTGGAGGAAATTACTGAAATTTAGACATGTCGTTAGGCCTTTTTTCTGGTCCAAAATCGGTAATGGCGAATCTATATCCTTATGGTTTGATAAGTGGTGTAGTCACGGTCCGCTGTGTGATTTTGTTACTCATAGACGAATGGCACAACATGGTTTTAGTATGTTCTCTAAGCTTGCGGATGCTGTTGATGGTGGTAACTGGGCTTGGCCTGAAGCTTGGAGGAATTTATTCCCTGTCCTTTTTCAGCTCCAACCCGTTATGTTATCGTCTGGTGTTCAAGATAGAATCATGTGGATGAATTCCGAAGGTAACTTGGTCTCGTTTGAGTCTAAGGAGGTGTGGGCGGCTATTCGTTCTAGGGGTCAAGCTGTTGATTGGTCGAATGTTATTTGGTCTCGGTTCAATATTCCTAGGCATGCTTTCATTAGTTGGCTGATTCTTAAAAAGAAGTTGTGGACTCAGGATAGAATTCTCCACTGGAATCATACCGTAACCGGTTCTATGAACCAAATGTGTTGTCTTCTCTGTTATACAGGTATTGAAACAAGGGATCACTTGTTTTTTGAGTGCAGCTACTCAAAGAAGGTGTGGCATGATGTTCGAGAGAAAGGAGATATGTCTCGGATCAATGGAAAATGGGACGTCATTATGCAATGGCTGGTTCCTAGAGCTACTCATCGTTCCGTGAAGGAGGTTACGAGCAGACTTATAGTGGAAGCTTCGGCGTATTATATTTGGAGGGAAAGGAATGCCAGGTTCTTCAACAACCAACTTAGACCGCCAGAACAAATTGTGGAACTTATTTTGCATACGGTCAGATCAAAATTGCTCTCTTTCAAGTACAAAGCCAGTGCCAATGTCAACAGGTTCTTGGAGAAGTGGAACGTGCATGGGGCCGAGACCTTTGATGACCATTGTTAG